A window of Aequoribacter fuscus genomic DNA:
AAATGCATTTAAGGTTCGTATCTCAGCCGATTTGGCTCCCCTCTTCGAATGAGGTTGCCCTCCCGCTTCCAATTTTAAAGGCAGGCGATCTCGAGCCATGTGATCTGCCAAGATGAAGCGTTCTGGGCTTCGTTACGCCTTAGATGCGCCCAAGTCTTGAAGATGCTCGATAACAAATTCCACGCGATCCTGCCCCCAAAAAATTTGGTCGCCAATGATAAAGGTTGGGACCCCAACGGCACCGTCCGCATCGGCTAGCTTTGCATTGTTTTCGAGTATAGCTAAATTCCGAGCGTCTCCTGATGCTGCAATCAGAGTGTCCGCATCCAACCCACAGCGGTTGGCGATATTGCGCAGACTTTTGTCGAGCGCGATATTGTTGCCAAACTCCCATTCCTCGCGCATGGTCTCGATAATGTACTCACGAAGCTTACCTTGCGCTTCTGCGTAAAACGACGCGGCTCCTGCGGGGGTGGGTTCTGTTTCCATCGGTGGAGGGTTAACAGGAATTCCCAGGCGCTTGGCAAAGCGTTTCAGGTCTTGGCGCGCAATTGGAAGCTTTTTCTTGGCTCGCTCAGGACTAGAGCGCAAATTCCAGCCGCCCACTGGGCGCCAGACTAAGTTTACGTCAAAGTCATCAAACACCGGCCACATCGTTTTGGACAACAGATAGCAGTACGGGCTTCGGAAGTTGAAATAAAGCGTGACATCGATAGGTTTGTTCATGATTTTGTTCCCGTTTTTTTAATAATCATTGTTAAGTTCCGAGTATCCGACCAGATCCTATCGTCCAGCCGCACGCATCTGTTGCGTTGTAAACATATTAGGACGCAAATCCTCAGCGGGCATGTGCGTTCTAAACTGCAGAGTGGTGCAATGCCTGGCCTGTAGATCAACCATCGAAACGCCGTCGGTGACTAAACCCTGCCAGTCCTCATTTTTCGCTTCGTGCTGCGATGAATCACTCGCTGCAACCATGCCGAGTTTCCACAGATTTCCAGGGCGGTCGTAAATGCGTGTGAGTAAGGGCACGTAGGTCTCGGCATCAATTGAAAAGATACGCTCTTTGAGCGGATGCGAAGGATTCACGGGGGTCGCTTTAAGCATGTGTACGGTGCGGACTTGCCAAGTAACCGATGGAAAACATCCGCCTTTGCCTTCAAATTTGATGACCGTGAGTTCATCGTCTTTCTTTTCTTTGTAGGAGGCGGGTAGGGCATTAAACGCATACATCGGTGCAAGTAACTCTTTGCTGCCTAGGTATTCCCACCTCATGTCCCGAATTCGGCCGTTGTAGCCCATAAAGTCCTCGATCATGATGTCGCTACCCAAAAAGGCATCGGTCTTCTGACCCGTTGGAAGGCGTTTTACGCGACGTTGTGCTGTTAGATAGATCCAGGCCTGTTCGGCATCGCCGTCGTTTTTCTTGGTGTAAGTCAGTAGCTGCGTGTTGCGAATGTCTTGCGGTCGCTGGACCTGTAAATACAACGCGGAGTAAAGATTAGCGGGGTTCTGCTCTAGTTCGGGCATGGGCGCCCGGGAGTGACGATGGCTAAACCGCATGAGCGCTCCGTACATCTCGATTGTGCGCTCAGTCGTATCGTTTTTCATGCTTTTGTAGTGCCAGCTCAGTGATTGGGTCTCTGATTCATCAGGCCCATAGGTGTAGCGCATATTCCATGCGACTTTTTCGCCAGCGCGCGGGTCGTTAATGTCCGGCCATTCAGGGAAAGGGCGACCGTTTTGGTAGTTCATCAGATCACCCGTTTCAGGTCCTAGCTGCGTTTGTCCTTTATATTGCTCCGTTGCGCCGACGTAATTGGGGTGCTGTGGAAAAGCAATGTAAGGGCCCGTGGTGATACTGACTTCACCCGCAGCAATGACACTGTATACGGCCGGATCGACTAACTCTACGAAGGTGTCTACATTACTTTGGTTAATCACGGTGCCAGGTTCGATGTTAGTTTTGGGTGGGTAACTAAAATCGCTTTGAGCGTGGGCGGTGAGTGCAGTTAATGCAGATAGTGCAGTTAATGCAGATACAAACCCAGCGACGAGGCCGTGGGTGACTAATTTGAAATGGGCATGCATGGTGTATTCCTTATTATTTGAAAAGCCATTTGGCCAGCAGACTGTTGACGCGAGGCATGATCAGGTAGGTCATTAGAATTACCTGGATACCGACCACCAAAGCCGTTTGCGCGAGCCGAGGCCAGTCGGAAAGAAGCGGATTCAAAACCGTGAGCAGTGTGTTGAGCAAGACAAAAACAACGCTGAACAGCACCACAGACATCTTCCAGCGGCTGGGATGAGGTGTGGGCGAGGTCGCATTTGTTTGATCAAACCAGACTTCAAGCCCAGACATGATGTTTCGGCTTTCGTGTCCCTCAATAATGTGCGCTACTTCGGCGACAGTTTGCGCGTGTTCAGAAGAAGCTTGCCAAGCCGCGGCATGAGCGTGGGTATCGAAACGGTAGATGGTGGTGTATCCTCTCGAGCCTGCTGATGGCCGAAAAATATTGGCTCCCATGTAGCCTTGAAACTGCGCTGCTAAGCCCGCAATTTTTGACACCCAAGCTTCATACTCAGCTTCATGACCCGCCTTGACGGTGCGTGAGACCGCGACGACCACCTGCTCGTTACTTTGATTTGTGGACTCAGACATTACCGTTCCTCCGAGGTCTTATCGCACGACCTAGACGCGTATCTTGCAGATCAAGAGAACGTGTGAAAAAAAGGAGCGATCAAGCCGCCCCAAAACACGCATTCACACCCCCCCGGGTATCAGACGAATGAAAAACCGACGTTGCCGAGACCTTGGTAGCGAACGTTGATGCAGTCGCCTTTTTCAACCAAGACGGCTGCGGTGATTCCGCCGGTCATCACAAAAGTGCCTGCCGGGATGTATTCATCCACGTCGGCGAGCATGTCAGCAAGCATTGCGACGCTGGCGGCTGGGTGATCAAGTACAGCAGCACCCGCGCCTAGCTCCACGATTTTGCCGTTTTTCTCCATCACTACGCCCAGTGTTGACCAGTCAAAATCGCCGGGTCCAGCTGCGTGGCTACCTACTACAAAGCCGCGTGAGGACGAGTTGTCGGCCATGACACTGGTCAGATCAAATTTGAAATCCTTGTAGCGAGAGTCGATAATCTCCACTGCGGGTACGACTAATTCAGTCGCATCGAGCACCTCTTCAACCGTGATACTGCGTCCACGCAAATCCTTGTTGGTTACGAAAGCAATTTCGGCTTCGACTTTGGGGTGGATGTACTGATCCCAGTCAATAGCGGCACCGTCGGCTTCGCTAAAGTAGTCCATCAAAAAACCGTAACAGGGCTTCTCGACACCCATTTGGCTCATTTTCGCCCAAGAGGTTAATCCCATTTTAAGACCCACCAGCTTGTTACCGCGCTCAAGCTTGCGGCGGCGAATTTCCCACTGAATAGCCGTTGCGTCTGCAAAGGTCATGTTTGGGTAGTCGTCGGTGATTTTTAGTATCTCGCGACATTCGAGCTCGGCGTTCTCCACGTGCTCGGCGAGTGAGGCGATCGTAGCTTGATCTAGTGTAATACTCATTGTGCGCTCCTCGCTTAGGTGAATTGGATTGTGCAGTTACCGACACCGCCCACTTTAACGGTCATGACGTCGCCCGCCTGAACCGGCTCGAGCGGTACTAGGCTGCCAGAAAGGATGATATCGCCCGCGTTCAATGTGATGCCGAACTGCCCAAGCGTATTTGCAAGCCAAGCGACACAGTTTACTGGGCTACCCAAAGCTGCTGCGCCGGCCCCGGTAGAGATGACTTTACCGTTCTTCTCAACCACCATACCGACCGTCGCCAAGTCGAGCTTGCGCGGGTCGATGGCGGCCGCTTCGTTTACGGTAAAAAGGCCGCAAGAGGCGTTGTCAGATACCGTGTCTTGAATCTTGATCTGCCAGTTTTCAATGCGTGAGTCCACCACCTCAAAGCAGGGCAGAACCGCCTCTGTTGCTGCCAGTACATCCGCGTTGGTGATACCCGGGCCACACAAGTCTTTCTTTAGAACAAAAGCGAGCTCGCCTTCTGCGCGAGGCTGAATGAGCGTACTAGAGATAGGCATTTCACCGTCGTAACGCATCGCGTTGGTCATGAAACCGAAATCCGGTTGGTGAACATTCAACATGTTCATTACCGCTTTACTGGTGACGCCAATTTTTTTACCAATGACCTTCTCACCCGCCGCCAACCGATTTTCGAGCATGCGGAGCGAGATTTTATATGCGTCCTCAATGGTGATGTCTGGGTGCGAGGTGGTCAGCGGCGCGAGTGTCTTCCGCGCCACCATGGCTTTGTAGAGTTCATCACCTAACTGATGAATCAGTTTTGTTTCCATAATTTGTCTCTTTTGTCTGTTACAGCTTGATACAGATATTTTTTAATTCGGTGTAGAACTCCAAGGAGTGCACGCCACCCTCACGCCCTATACCGGATTGTTTTGCGCCGCCAAAGGCGGTGCGTAGATCCCGCAAGAACCACGAATTCACCCATGCGATGCCGACCTCAATTTGCTCTGCTACGCGCACGGCGCGAGAGGTGTTCTCAGTCCAGATAGCGGTGGCCAAGCCGTACGGATTGTCGTTTGCTAGCGCAATGACTTCGTCTTCGGTGTCAAATGGGCGAAGATGACAGCAAGGGCCGAAAATCTCCTCCCGAACCACGCGTGCGTCGTCGCTCAGACCTTCCCAAATGGTAGGTTCAACCCAGCAGCCGTTTGCCATATCGGCTGACATGACCGGCGATCCACCGCCCAAAAGCACAGTAGCGCCCTCGTCTTTGGCAATTTGATAGTACGACAGTACTTTCTGTTGGTGCTCTTTGCTGATCAAAGGTCCCATCGTGCTGGAAGCGTCGTCCGGTGGTCCTATCTTCAGACCTTTGGCCGCTTCAACAAAGCGCGCTTTGAAGTCCTCGTAGATGCCACGCTGAACGTAGACACGCTCTGTACCCAGGCAGACCTGGCCACAATTTACAAACGCGGAGCGCATAGTGCCCTCTACTGCTTTGTCAATATCACAGTCATCGAAAATCAACGCTGCATTCTTGCCGCCACATTCCAATGAAATGTCGCGTAGTCCAACCGAGGCCGCTCGAGCGATAATCTCACCCGTCCGCGTTTCACCCGTGAAGGTAATGGCGTCGACATCGGGGTGCTCGGTTAAAAAGGCACCCGCTGAGTCCGGTCCAAAGCCATGCACAACGTTATATACGCCGGGCGGTACGCCACATTCGTTCATTACCTCACCCAGAAGGGTTGTGGTTAGGGGCGTTTCTTCTGAGGGCTTTACCACCACCGTGTTACCGCAAGCCAGAGCGGGGCCCACTTTCCAAGTCATTAACAGTAGCGGAAGATTCCACGGGCTAATAACCGCGATCACACCTTTCGGTGTGCGATGCCCTACGTTCATTGCGCCCGCGCCATCAGGTGTATCCAAACGGAAGCCTTCAGTCGGCACGTTTTTGATCATGTCGGCGAAGACTTTAAAGTTCGCTGCACCGCGCGGAATATCGATGTGCGAGGCCAAAGATTTTGGCTTTCCGGTATCGAGGCATTCTGCTTCAAGGAACTCATCGAAGCGTTCATTGATGCGATCTGCGACGCGATGCAAGATCTCGGTACGCTGAGCGAGCGTCAACTTGCCCCAAGGCCCTGTGAGAGCGCGTTTAGCTGCGGCGACGGCCGCATCAATCTCAGCTTTTTTACCTTCATGCACTAACCCAATCACCTGGTTGTTGATTGGGTTCCGGTTTTCAAAGGTTAAGCCCGACGTGCCCGCGGTAAACGAGCCGTCGATAAAGTGCTTACATTCTTTCATGGTGCCTCGATATCAGGTCGTTACCGTAAGGAATCGCTCGTTCAGTTCACGCGCGTGGTAGAACACGGCTTTGCCGAGTTTCTCTGCATCCCAAGTAGTGGTCGGCATGCCCGGAATATACCAGTCGCCGCCGGCGAAAGTTTCGTTGCGGTTGCCTGATGGGTCAAAGAAGTAGATAGTTTGCCCGTGAGTTAGGCCGTGGCGTGTTGGGCCGATATCAATCGAGATATCCCACATCGATATCATGTCGGCGGCTTTACCTACGTCTTCCCATGACTCAAGTAAGAACGAGGCATGGTGGAACTGACCTTTCCCCTCTGAGCGGATGAAGGCAATCTCGTGTTCTTTCATTGAGGTAGTCAAAAATTGAGCAATACGGACGTCACCATCCATGGCTTGTTCTGTGAGCCAGAAACCCAATACATCTCGGAACAGTTCGAGCGAACCATCGAGGTCGTCGCCATAGAGTAGGCAGTGGTCTAGGCGGGTGACCTTCATGCCTTTTAAATCCATAGGCCAGGCTTCCGGGTTGTGATGCCCTGTGGCACGTCCGACGACTTCTTTTTCGGCGAACAATTCGAACATGTGACCTGTGGGTGAATCGAAGCGAACGCGGGCGCCGCAGCCATTGAGTTCGCCTGCAGGAATATCTTTCACATTACACCCAAAATCAATCAGATCTTGTCTAAGGCTTGCGAGAACCTCATTGTTCAGCACTTTAAAGCCCATGAAGTCCATGCCGGCTTCGTCGGCTTCGCGCAGCACGACTGAAAATTTGTCGGCTTCGGTCCAGCCTTTAAGATACACACGACCCTGCGCGTCGCGGTCTGTCTCAAGTAATCCCAAGCGATCGCGGTAGTGTGTCACCGCTTCATCCATATCCAACACACGAATTTGCACGTGTGCGGTTCCAATAACGCCTTTTTGCATAGTAAAACCCCTTTTTTAGAGTGTGTTTTAGTTGTTCCCTACAGCCATTACACGCATGTCACTGCGTGGAAATACTCGACAAGACAGGGCAAAGCCCTCGGCTTGTTCTTCCTTCGTGACGAACTTAATACTCATTTTCTTGGTTTCAAACTCGCCTTCTAGAATCCGTATTTTGCAAAAACCGCAGCCGCCACCCCGGCATCCCACGTTGATTGCCTTTACACTTTGAGATTCCATTCCGTGAAGTAGCGACTTCTCGGGTGGGCACTCAAAGCTTTTATCTTCAGAGCTGATAACGTCAATATGAAACATCGCTTATATTCGCTTAAACAGCGCACTCCGCGTGATTTCAGACGACCCGTCAGCCGCGGTTAAAAATTTCTCCATGTGGATATCATCTTCAAATAAACGGCCTCGCATGAGCGCGGTGATGGCCGCATCGATCATCAGTGGTGGGCCACACAGATAGGCTTTGTGTCCGGCAAATTTACCTTCAAAATGCGACTCTGCCGCTTCATGCACGAACCCTGTAAACCCCTGCCAATTGTCGTCGGCTGCAGGCTCATTAAGCGCGGGTACGTAATGGAAATTGTCGTGTTCTTTCTCTAGGGCCTCAAATTTTTCTCGGTGGTAAAGCTCTGCTACATTGCGTGCACCCTGAAACAGATAAATCTGCTTCGTGCTGCCATGCTCGAGCATATCCAGAATCATCGATTCCGGGCTAGAGAGGCCAGATCCGCCCGCGATAAAGAGGGTGTCTTTGTCGTCTGATGTGCGCACGAAAAATTGACCGTAGGGACCTGATAGATCGACTGAGTCGCCTACTTTCAGCTCGTTGTGTATATAGCTTGTGGCCGCACCGCCCGGTACCAAACGCACGTGCAAGGTCACTTCATCGTCAACGCTCGGTGGGTTCGCAATCGAGAAGGCACGGCTGCCATCGACCTTGGGTAGGGCGATGTTCACATACTGACCAGCCTGGAACTGCATGCTGCGATCCAGCTTGAGTCGAACTTCAACGATGGTGGGCGATAGCGGCTCAATTGCGGCGACTTCGGCTTGATAGTCTTCAACTAAGTATCCCGCGAAATCGGGATCAACATCGATATCCGCTTCGATCACTAAGTCGCTCTCAGGCGTGGCGCAACAGGCCAACAACTTGCCTTCTTCGCGCTCCATGTCCATTAATGCAAATGGCGACGCGTCACCGTGTTCGACGTAGCCATCGAGTAGGGTGCATTTACAGGTGGCACAGGTGCCATGTCCGCATGCAAAGGGCAACCAAACCCCTTGGCGCAACGCTGCGGCGAGGATGGTTTGACCTTCCTCGACTTCGATGACTTCACCGGTGGGTTCGATAGTAACTTGGTACGACATCGGAATTCCTTAAATACCCGCTGCTTCGAAGCTTGAAGTTTCGGCAGTTTTAAAGCGCAGCAGACACTTATGATCAAATCCGTTTTCGGCCAAGCTTTTTTCCATGACCGGCGTGAAGGGTTCGTTATTGAGCGTCCATTCCACGGAATCCCAGTTAATATTCTTGTACTCAGGGTGCTGGCAAAAGTGCGTGCCAATCACGTGCTCGAGCACCGCCGCGAAGGGCATGTTTGGGTCGAGCGGGAAGGCCTTAGCTGAGTAGAAAAATAAATGTTTGTCCCAGTTTATGTATACTAAGATGGCGCCGTGGAATTTGTCCTCGGTGTCTTTTCTGTCGCCGTGGTAGTCGGCGCGAAGAGCTTGAGTAGCCATAGTAACCTCTGTTTATTGTTAGTGGGGCAGAGCAGGCTCTGCCCCGGGTTTAATTAAGCAACGCCTTTCCAGTTCTTCCAGCGTTCTTCGTCGGGCGAACCGACGTAATCCATGTTGGCGTTGCCGACATCCAGCTTGTAGTAGTCCATGACTTTCTCGAGACCACCTGGGCCACCGCAGTTGCCCTGGAAAATCTGGTGTACGGGCAGCCAGGCGTGTACGTACTTTTCAGGCTCATTCTCAAAGATGTGCTGGCACTGATCCGAACAGAAATGGAAGCGTTCGCCTTGATATTTAGTTGAGCGGTACACAATGTCACGTGGGTCGTTTTGCACATCAGTGTAGATCATGGGGATCTGACAGGTCTGGCACAGCTGGGGTAAGCCCTCGTTGTAGTAACGCTCGCCTTTGTCAGCCATTTCTTTCGCCATTTCCCAACGTGGGCGATAGTACTTATCGAAGGTTTCGGGGTACTTGGCGCTCAACCAGTCGAGCTCTTCGTCGCTTGGAATCCAAGTGTGGAACGCGGTTGCCTGACTGTTGGTGTAGAAGGTCCACCAAGCCTGATGGCTCAGGTGCTCTTTCTCGGCTTTGATCAGGTCGGTGTAGTCGGGCATCTTGATGCCGTAACGCTCGAGATCCTTAAACAGAGCGCCACCCGCCTGTTCAAAGTAGAGCTCCCACGCTTCTTTCCATGACATGACTTTCTGCGGCAGCATATAGTCCATCATCATGGCGACCACGGTCAGGATACGGTAGCCGCGCCACAACCACTTGTCGATCCATTTTTGAACGATCGGCACGTTGTCTTCATGTTGCTCGAGTAAGAACTTGATGATTTCTAAGCCAAGCGTCATGTGACGCGCTTCGTCTGACTGCGCAGAGAAGCCGAAGGTTACCGTTGCCATATCGCCGTTGTAGGCCGCGCCGGACATGAAGGGCACGAAGAGTAGGTTGGTCAACACGTACTCAAATGAGAAGCCAACAGCGACCATGAATTCGAAGGGGCCAGCAGAGCGCGCATCGTCAAAGAAGGATTTCACAACCGAGATGTACCAAACGCGATCGTGCATGTGCGAGAACTCATCAAATCCGTCAAAGAATTTGTTGTAGTGGCTCATCGCGTGGATCTGGGTTTGGATGTGACGTAGTTCATCAATCGATTGCATCTGTGCTGCAAT
This region includes:
- a CDS encoding 2-hydroxychromene-2-carboxylate isomerase, which gives rise to MNKPIDVTLYFNFRSPYCYLLSKTMWPVFDDFDVNLVWRPVGGWNLRSSPERAKKKLPIARQDLKRFAKRLGIPVNPPPMETEPTPAGAASFYAEAQGKLREYIIETMREEWEFGNNIALDKSLRNIANRCGLDADTLIAASGDARNLAILENNAKLADADGAVGVPTFIIGDQIFWGQDRVEFVIEHLQDLGASKA
- a CDS encoding DUF1329 domain-containing protein, translating into MHAHFKLVTHGLVAGFVSALTALSALTALTAHAQSDFSYPPKTNIEPGTVINQSNVDTFVELVDPAVYSVIAAGEVSITTGPYIAFPQHPNYVGATEQYKGQTQLGPETGDLMNYQNGRPFPEWPDINDPRAGEKVAWNMRYTYGPDESETQSLSWHYKSMKNDTTERTIEMYGALMRFSHRHSRAPMPELEQNPANLYSALYLQVQRPQDIRNTQLLTYTKKNDGDAEQAWIYLTAQRRVKRLPTGQKTDAFLGSDIMIEDFMGYNGRIRDMRWEYLGSKELLAPMYAFNALPASYKEKKDDELTVIKFEGKGGCFPSVTWQVRTVHMLKATPVNPSHPLKERIFSIDAETYVPLLTRIYDRPGNLWKLGMVAASDSSQHEAKNEDWQGLVTDGVSMVDLQARHCTTLQFRTHMPAEDLRPNMFTTQQMRAAGR
- a CDS encoding antibiotic biosynthesis monooxygenase, whose protein sequence is MSESTNQSNEQVVVAVSRTVKAGHEAEYEAWVSKIAGLAAQFQGYMGANIFRPSAGSRGYTTIYRFDTHAHAAAWQASSEHAQTVAEVAHIIEGHESRNIMSGLEVWFDQTNATSPTPHPSRWKMSVVLFSVVFVLLNTLLTVLNPLLSDWPRLAQTALVVGIQVILMTYLIMPRVNSLLAKWLFK
- the dmpH gene encoding 2-oxo-3-hexenedioate decarboxylase — encoded protein: MSITLDQATIASLAEHVENAELECREILKITDDYPNMTFADATAIQWEIRRRKLERGNKLVGLKMGLTSWAKMSQMGVEKPCYGFLMDYFSEADGAAIDWDQYIHPKVEAEIAFVTNKDLRGRSITVEEVLDATELVVPAVEIIDSRYKDFKFDLTSVMADNSSSRGFVVGSHAAGPGDFDWSTLGVVMEKNGKIVELGAGAAVLDHPAASVAMLADMLADVDEYIPAGTFVMTGGITAAVLVEKGDCINVRYQGLGNVGFSFV
- the dmpE gene encoding 2-oxopent-4-enoate hydratase, giving the protein METKLIHQLGDELYKAMVARKTLAPLTTSHPDITIEDAYKISLRMLENRLAAGEKVIGKKIGVTSKAVMNMLNVHQPDFGFMTNAMRYDGEMPISSTLIQPRAEGELAFVLKKDLCGPGITNADVLAATEAVLPCFEVVDSRIENWQIKIQDTVSDNASCGLFTVNEAAAIDPRKLDLATVGMVVEKNGKVISTGAGAAALGSPVNCVAWLANTLGQFGITLNAGDIILSGSLVPLEPVQAGDVMTVKVGGVGNCTIQFT
- a CDS encoding 2-hydroxymuconic semialdehyde dehydrogenase, encoding MKECKHFIDGSFTAGTSGLTFENRNPINNQVIGLVHEGKKAEIDAAVAAAKRALTGPWGKLTLAQRTEILHRVADRINERFDEFLEAECLDTGKPKSLASHIDIPRGAANFKVFADMIKNVPTEGFRLDTPDGAGAMNVGHRTPKGVIAVISPWNLPLLLMTWKVGPALACGNTVVVKPSEETPLTTTLLGEVMNECGVPPGVYNVVHGFGPDSAGAFLTEHPDVDAITFTGETRTGEIIARAASVGLRDISLECGGKNAALIFDDCDIDKAVEGTMRSAFVNCGQVCLGTERVYVQRGIYEDFKARFVEAAKGLKIGPPDDASSTMGPLISKEHQQKVLSYYQIAKDEGATVLLGGGSPVMSADMANGCWVEPTIWEGLSDDARVVREEIFGPCCHLRPFDTEDEVIALANDNPYGLATAIWTENTSRAVRVAEQIEVGIAWVNSWFLRDLRTAFGGAKQSGIGREGGVHSLEFYTELKNICIKL
- a CDS encoding catechol 2,3-dioxygenase; this encodes MQKGVIGTAHVQIRVLDMDEAVTHYRDRLGLLETDRDAQGRVYLKGWTEADKFSVVLREADEAGMDFMGFKVLNNEVLASLRQDLIDFGCNVKDIPAGELNGCGARVRFDSPTGHMFELFAEKEVVGRATGHHNPEAWPMDLKGMKVTRLDHCLLYGDDLDGSLELFRDVLGFWLTEQAMDGDVRIAQFLTTSMKEHEIAFIRSEGKGQFHHASFLLESWEDVGKAADMISMWDISIDIGPTRHGLTHGQTIYFFDPSGNRNETFAGGDWYIPGMPTTTWDAEKLGKAVFYHARELNERFLTVTT
- a CDS encoding 2Fe-2S iron-sulfur cluster-binding protein produces the protein MFHIDVISSEDKSFECPPEKSLLHGMESQSVKAINVGCRGGGCGFCKIRILEGEFETKKMSIKFVTKEEQAEGFALSCRVFPRSDMRVMAVGNN
- a CDS encoding NADH:ubiquinone reductase (Na(+)-transporting) subunit F, whose amino-acid sequence is MSYQVTIEPTGEVIEVEEGQTILAAALRQGVWLPFACGHGTCATCKCTLLDGYVEHGDASPFALMDMEREEGKLLACCATPESDLVIEADIDVDPDFAGYLVEDYQAEVAAIEPLSPTIVEVRLKLDRSMQFQAGQYVNIALPKVDGSRAFSIANPPSVDDEVTLHVRLVPGGAATSYIHNELKVGDSVDLSGPYGQFFVRTSDDKDTLFIAGGSGLSSPESMILDMLEHGSTKQIYLFQGARNVAELYHREKFEALEKEHDNFHYVPALNEPAADDNWQGFTGFVHEAAESHFEGKFAGHKAYLCGPPLMIDAAITALMRGRLFEDDIHMEKFLTAADGSSEITRSALFKRI
- a CDS encoding phenol hydroxylase subunit P4, with the protein product MATQALRADYHGDRKDTEDKFHGAILVYINWDKHLFFYSAKAFPLDPNMPFAAVLEHVIGTHFCQHPEYKNINWDSVEWTLNNEPFTPVMEKSLAENGFDHKCLLRFKTAETSSFEAAGI
- a CDS encoding aromatic/alkene/methane monooxygenase hydroxylase/oxygenase subunit alpha; this encodes MSAKKLNLKDKYRLLTRDLDWDFSYEDRKDAFPFEEFEGIKITDWDKWEDPFRLTMDAYWKYQAEKEKKLYAIYDAFAQNNGHLNVSDARYVNAIKIFLTAVSPGELAAHSGFAFTGRQMGGIGARIAAQMQSIDELRHIQTQIHAMSHYNKFFDGFDEFSHMHDRVWYISVVKSFFDDARSAGPFEFMVAVGFSFEYVLTNLLFVPFMSGAAYNGDMATVTFGFSAQSDEARHMTLGLEIIKFLLEQHEDNVPIVQKWIDKWLWRGYRILTVVAMMMDYMLPQKVMSWKEAWELYFEQAGGALFKDLERYGIKMPDYTDLIKAEKEHLSHQAWWTFYTNSQATAFHTWIPSDEELDWLSAKYPETFDKYYRPRWEMAKEMADKGERYYNEGLPQLCQTCQIPMIYTDVQNDPRDIVYRSTKYQGERFHFCSDQCQHIFENEPEKYVHAWLPVHQIFQGNCGGPGGLEKVMDYYKLDVGNANMDYVGSPDEERWKNWKGVA